A stretch of Deltaproteobacteria bacterium DNA encodes these proteins:
- a CDS encoding recombinase family protein, giving the protein MRAGIYIRKSREDKSKPALRLDAQRNQLPAVAERRGWEVVVVEDDGFASGQDQARLPGLQRIIAAIKQRRLDVVLAIEHTRFSRDETARQSLEFIELCRANGVKVATPDAVYDPDEHLQWFNLYLAGGLSAVEMRQIRRRMAEGRAEARHQGRWAGGHPPLGYTLGEHGLELSKDAGRVEQVVRAALEQAASGAARATGIPVGTVRRMLRPRRLNFYAGYQDDGTGNLVRGQWPPIMDLDLVRRVLLAKSRRNARGGKSTTAAHLLTGLGILRCGHCERSMKTWKDHKKNPRTGEPYDRPTYYGCASRTEVAAECPGRKMVRAEILERRVLEDVERRLSDRAALKRAFDAYRRAADLGGGRNLEAERDASRKAKQRLVRAVAEGVISFEDARPERERLDMDLARIDEQLSEARLGPISPDLIPRAVRLDVLSFDEKREYLCACLESIRVRLPFVYLDYRFAVLGSGKTRARLEL; this is encoded by the coding sequence ATGCGCGCTGGCATCTACATCCGCAAGAGCCGGGAGGACAAGAGCAAGCCCGCGTTGAGGCTCGACGCCCAGCGCAACCAACTTCCTGCGGTGGCCGAGCGCAGGGGATGGGAGGTCGTCGTCGTGGAAGACGACGGCTTCGCCTCAGGGCAGGACCAAGCCCGGCTTCCCGGGCTCCAGCGGATCATCGCCGCGATCAAGCAACGGAGATTGGACGTCGTACTTGCCATCGAGCACACGCGCTTCAGCCGCGACGAGACCGCCAGACAGTCGCTTGAGTTCATCGAGCTGTGCCGCGCAAACGGGGTGAAGGTGGCGACCCCCGATGCTGTCTACGATCCCGACGAGCATCTGCAATGGTTCAACCTCTACCTCGCGGGCGGGCTCTCAGCGGTCGAGATGCGGCAGATCAGGCGCAGGATGGCCGAGGGCCGAGCCGAGGCGAGGCACCAGGGCAGATGGGCGGGCGGCCACCCGCCTCTCGGCTACACCCTCGGGGAGCACGGGCTTGAGCTGAGCAAGGATGCCGGTCGCGTGGAACAGGTGGTGCGCGCAGCGTTGGAGCAGGCGGCCTCCGGTGCGGCCAGAGCGACGGGAATCCCCGTCGGTACGGTCCGCAGGATGCTCAGGCCGCGCCGCTTGAACTTCTACGCTGGGTACCAGGACGATGGAACGGGCAACCTCGTCCGGGGCCAATGGCCTCCCATCATGGATCTGGATCTCGTTAGGCGAGTGCTGCTGGCCAAGAGCCGACGGAACGCCCGCGGCGGAAAGAGCACGACCGCTGCGCACCTCCTGACCGGCCTCGGCATCCTTCGATGCGGTCATTGCGAACGCAGCATGAAGACCTGGAAGGACCACAAGAAGAACCCGCGCACCGGCGAGCCATACGACCGGCCCACGTACTACGGCTGTGCAAGCAGGACCGAGGTGGCGGCCGAGTGTCCCGGCCGCAAGATGGTCCGCGCGGAGATCCTGGAGAGGAGGGTTCTGGAAGATGTCGAAAGGCGTCTCAGCGACCGTGCGGCGCTCAAGAGGGCCTTCGATGCCTACCGCCGCGCTGCCGACCTCGGGGGCGGAAGGAATCTGGAAGCCGAGCGCGACGCCAGCCGGAAGGCGAAACAGAGACTCGTGCGGGCCGTGGCCGAGGGCGTGATCTCCTTCGAGGATGCCAGGCCAGAACGAGAGCGCCTCGACATGGACCTCGCGCGGATCGACGAGCAACTGAGCGAGGCCAGGCTCGGACCGATCTCTCCCGACTTGATCCCCCGCGCGGTGCGCCTCGACGTCTTGAGCTTCGACGAGAAGCGCGAGTACCTTTGCGCGTGCCTGGAGAGCATCCGGGTACGGCTGCCGTTCGTGTACCTCGACTATCGGTTCGCCGTGCTGGGGAGCGGAAAGACGCGAGCGAGGCTGGAACTCTGA
- a CDS encoding recombinase family protein encodes MRRTRPRQPASGRRAIAYCRVSTEEQASGGVSMEAQERALRAYCEMRGLELDMVVQDPGVSAGRPFAERPGGNLVRERVDRGEVGAVIAWKLDRLFRDAGDCLNTTRGWDQRGVALHLVDLGGQAVDTTSAMGRFFLTVMAAGAEMERNLVSERTKFALASKKAKGERVGRIPLGQRLSADGKHLEPDSGELDTISLVKKLYAEGWTQRQIADHLNALGKRVRGRRCVSSPWRQPTISRLLRREGN; translated from the coding sequence ATGCGACGGACGAGGCCCCGACAACCTGCCAGCGGACGCAGGGCCATCGCGTATTGCCGGGTTTCGACCGAGGAGCAGGCTTCAGGAGGCGTGTCGATGGAAGCGCAGGAGCGTGCCCTCCGCGCCTACTGCGAGATGAGAGGGCTCGAGCTGGACATGGTCGTCCAAGATCCCGGCGTGAGCGCAGGGCGGCCCTTTGCCGAGCGCCCCGGTGGCAACTTGGTGCGCGAGCGTGTTGACCGGGGAGAGGTCGGGGCCGTGATCGCTTGGAAGCTCGACCGCCTCTTCAGGGATGCCGGCGACTGTCTAAACACGACGAGGGGATGGGACCAGCGGGGTGTGGCTCTTCACCTTGTCGATCTCGGCGGGCAGGCGGTCGATACGACCTCGGCGATGGGCCGGTTCTTCCTGACAGTCATGGCTGCCGGCGCCGAGATGGAGCGGAACCTCGTCTCGGAACGGACGAAGTTCGCTCTTGCCTCCAAGAAGGCGAAGGGAGAGAGGGTCGGTCGCATACCCCTCGGTCAGCGCCTTTCCGCAGACGGGAAGCACCTAGAACCAGACTCCGGCGAGCTGGATACGATCTCCCTCGTCAAGAAGCTATACGCCGAGGGCTGGACCCAACGACAGATCGCGGACCATCTCAACGCCCTCGGCAAGAGGGTTCGCGGGCGGCGATGCGTAAGCTCGCCGTGGAGACAACCCACTATCAGCAGGCTGCTTCGGCGTGAGGGGAACTGA
- a CDS encoding IS66 family transposase, with the protein MRTHKPKFVPKERERCAATEVLQASPPELPIERGLAGPGLLADTIVRRWQDHLPLHRLERIYGREGLELARSTICTWHAELAALVEPLIDAMWEDALSSPYLCTDATGVLVQANEKCRRGHFWVVAAPERHVLFGYAPKHDSAGVDRLLGDYRGYLVADAHTVFDHLYRNGQVVEVACWAHCRRYFFKALATDPDRARLALALINELFRLERTRARGSPEQRLAVRQAESRPIVERFFSWCEEQAELVLDETPICKGIGYARNQRTALERFLADGRLPLHNNWSERELRREAVGRKNWLFVGNDDAAEVNASFVSLLASCQLHAIEPWSYLRDLFCLIPSWPRRRVLDLSPLHWQQTSQQSDTQQRLAANIFRQATLLPLANHDLRDSSPPPPSTHAIR; encoded by the coding sequence GTGCGCACGCACAAGCCGAAGTTTGTGCCGAAGGAGCGCGAGCGCTGCGCGGCGACGGAGGTCTTGCAGGCCAGTCCCCCGGAGCTCCCCATCGAGCGCGGCCTCGCCGGTCCGGGGCTCCTCGCGGACACCATCGTCCGGCGCTGGCAGGACCACCTGCCGCTGCATCGGCTGGAGCGCATCTACGGCCGCGAGGGGCTCGAGCTGGCGCGCTCGACGATCTGCACCTGGCACGCCGAGCTGGCGGCGCTCGTCGAGCCGCTGATCGACGCGATGTGGGAAGACGCGCTCTCGTCGCCGTACCTCTGCACCGACGCGACCGGCGTACTGGTCCAGGCCAACGAGAAGTGCCGCCGCGGGCACTTCTGGGTCGTCGCAGCCCCCGAGAGGCACGTGCTCTTCGGCTATGCGCCCAAGCACGATTCCGCCGGGGTCGACCGGCTGCTCGGCGACTACCGCGGCTACCTCGTCGCTGACGCGCACACGGTCTTCGACCACCTCTATCGGAATGGCCAGGTCGTGGAGGTCGCCTGCTGGGCCCATTGTCGCCGCTACTTCTTCAAGGCCTTGGCCACCGACCCCGACCGGGCGCGCCTGGCCCTCGCGCTGATCAACGAACTCTTCCGCCTCGAGCGCACCCGCGCCCGCGGCTCGCCCGAGCAGCGCCTGGCCGTCCGCCAGGCGGAGTCCCGCCCCATCGTCGAAAGGTTTTTCTCCTGGTGCGAGGAGCAGGCCGAGCTGGTGCTCGACGAGACGCCGATCTGCAAGGGCATCGGCTACGCCCGCAACCAGAGGACCGCGCTCGAGCGCTTTCTCGCGGACGGCCGCTTGCCCCTGCACAACAACTGGAGCGAGCGCGAGCTGCGCCGCGAGGCCGTGGGCCGTAAAAACTGGCTCTTCGTCGGTAACGACGATGCGGCCGAGGTCAACGCCTCCTTCGTCTCCCTCCTCGCCAGCTGTCAGCTCCACGCCATCGAACCCTGGAGCTACCTCCGCGACCTCTTCTGCCTCATCCCCAGCTGGCCCAGACGCCGCGTCCTCGACCTCTCCCCCCTCCACTGGCAACAAACCTCCCAGCAGAGCGACACTCAGCAGCGTCTCGCCGCCAACATCTTCCGCCAGGCCACCCTCCTGCCGCTCGCCAACCATGACCTACGTGATAGCAGCCCACCGCCTCCAAGTACCCACGCGATTCGTTGA
- a CDS encoding DUF4276 family protein: MTRLLIHVEGQTEETFVNEILQSHLLSYGYLKVSARLVGNARQRARRGGICPWSSVRDDILKHLKEDAGCRATTMVDYYALPQNGDRAWPSRKEAASLPFAQRAEVVERALLKDVEEQLGDARRFMPFLVMHEFEGLLFSDCAAFATGIGHPGLEKDFQNIRDAFASPEEINDSPITAPSKRVVSLVPNYEKPLMGCLAILEIGLERIRAECPRFKLWLEQLETWLL; the protein is encoded by the coding sequence ATGACTAGACTTCTCATCCACGTCGAAGGTCAGACTGAGGAGACCTTCGTCAACGAGATCCTCCAGTCGCACCTCCTCAGCTACGGCTATCTGAAGGTGAGTGCTCGGCTGGTCGGCAACGCACGGCAGCGTGCGCGTCGGGGCGGGATATGCCCATGGAGCTCCGTGCGAGACGATATCCTCAAGCACCTCAAGGAGGACGCCGGCTGCCGTGCAACCACAATGGTGGACTACTATGCGCTTCCGCAGAACGGTGACAGGGCCTGGCCATCGCGGAAGGAGGCGGCGTCTCTGCCCTTCGCTCAGAGGGCTGAAGTCGTTGAGCGAGCACTGTTGAAGGACGTCGAGGAACAACTCGGCGACGCTCGCCGCTTCATGCCCTTCCTGGTCATGCACGAGTTTGAGGGATTGCTGTTCAGCGACTGCGCGGCGTTTGCCACCGGGATAGGACATCCCGGGCTCGAGAAGGACTTCCAAAACATCCGTGATGCGTTCGCCAGTCCCGAGGAGATCAACGACTCTCCGATCACTGCCCCCTCCAAGCGGGTTGTGTCCCTCGTGCCGAACTATGAGAAGCCGCTGATGGGATGCCTTGCGATCCTGGAGATCGGACTCGAACGCATCCGCGCCGAATGCCCACGGTTCAAGCTATGGCTTGAGCAGCTGGAAACTTGGCTGCTGTAG
- a CDS encoding AAA family ATPase: MAELDTITIKGFKSIRAIECLQLEPVTVLIGPNGSGKSNFIGVFEFLHAIREGALQDYVARAGGADRILHFGSSGTEEVRLHVSFTEGVNQYEIALKASETDQLYVNEEWVSFWDKRKYQQPYSESLIPNHGEAGISSPDCGRIGNYVRRHLGSWRLFHFHDTSSKSPMKKTADLNDNRFLRPNGSNLAPFLYFLREQHETSYRLIRRTVQRVAPFFDDFQLEPQKLNPDKIRLEWKHKGSDSYFDASSLSDGTLRFIALTALFLQPGPLRPSVVVVDEPELGLHPFAITMLASLVKQSSAETQVLLSTQSPVLLDHFDPKQVLVADRINGATELAPLDPDRLAAWLEDYSLGQLWEKNELGGRPATERRDD, from the coding sequence ATGGCAGAACTAGACACCATCACCATCAAGGGCTTCAAGAGCATTCGGGCCATCGAATGCCTGCAGCTGGAGCCAGTGACCGTTCTGATCGGCCCGAACGGTTCGGGCAAGTCAAACTTCATCGGGGTCTTCGAGTTCCTGCATGCCATCCGCGAGGGGGCCCTTCAGGACTACGTCGCACGCGCCGGTGGGGCCGACAGAATCCTGCACTTCGGGTCTTCTGGAACAGAGGAAGTGCGACTTCACGTCTCGTTCACGGAGGGCGTTAATCAGTACGAGATCGCGCTCAAGGCCAGCGAAACGGACCAGCTCTACGTCAATGAGGAGTGGGTCTCGTTCTGGGACAAGCGCAAGTATCAGCAACCGTACAGCGAAAGCCTCATCCCCAACCATGGGGAAGCGGGAATCAGCAGCCCCGACTGCGGGCGGATCGGCAACTACGTTCGACGGCACCTGGGCAGCTGGCGCCTATTCCACTTCCACGACACCAGCTCAAAGTCGCCGATGAAGAAGACAGCCGACCTCAACGACAATCGATTCCTGCGCCCCAACGGGTCCAATCTCGCCCCCTTCCTCTACTTCCTTCGCGAGCAACACGAGACGTCATATCGGTTGATCCGGCGGACCGTTCAACGGGTGGCTCCTTTTTTCGATGACTTCCAACTCGAACCGCAGAAGTTGAATCCCGACAAGATTCGCTTGGAGTGGAAGCACAAGGGCTCTGACTCATACTTCGATGCTTCGTCCCTTTCCGACGGGACCCTTAGATTCATTGCCCTGACGGCTCTGTTCCTTCAGCCGGGTCCACTTCGGCCGTCTGTGGTGGTGGTCGACGAGCCAGAACTGGGCCTTCATCCATTCGCGATCACAATGCTTGCGTCGCTGGTGAAGCAATCGTCCGCCGAGACACAGGTCCTCCTGTCGACACAGTCGCCGGTGCTGCTGGATCACTTCGACCCGAAGCAGGTTCTGGTTGCGGACCGCATCAATGGGGCGACCGAGCTTGCTCCGCTGGATCCAGACAGGCTGGCTGCGTGGCTTGAGGACTACAGCCTAGGACAGCTCTGGGAGAAGAATGAGCTGGGAGGTCGACCGGCGACCGAGCGAAGAGATGACTAG
- a CDS encoding AAA family ATPase, giving the protein MKKSVPEVRIVRKVLLEEPGKLPIELPSGRVHLTHFHEAKPRPTAWLIDGLIPEDSCVVMGGQEKAGKTWLCFDIAIALATRGRVLDRWRATRSGRTLIVSPEGSPNARCNRLYGLCWGRKVAPEAVGPLLPIWPGRIDLHSKESMGQLRATLEAEQPDLLVIDPFVTATSGLDENTAGDMQAVLNQIRDLREFSRGMSIVVTHHESKRAGMRSPLQSLRGSSTLGAWLDGLIRVQRESDDAASPRRVDVEHRDNAPADPAGFTLEFTDGKVKDVQTVRLRTCDPPAPHGGTRRRTGENHERLVSLIIRHPGKYDATAAGKLLNLEAKRSQRLAKDLCEQDRLRRSGGKLIPGRKADRSGDSRPGSSVAVSKRRHP; this is encoded by the coding sequence ATGAAGAAGAGCGTACCTGAAGTTCGCATTGTCAGGAAGGTACTGCTCGAGGAGCCCGGGAAGCTTCCGATTGAACTGCCATCGGGACGAGTCCACTTGACGCACTTCCACGAGGCCAAGCCTCGCCCCACGGCGTGGCTGATCGACGGCCTCATCCCAGAGGATTCCTGCGTCGTCATGGGTGGGCAGGAGAAGGCGGGAAAGACGTGGCTCTGCTTCGACATCGCTATCGCTCTGGCGACACGCGGGCGCGTGCTGGACCGTTGGCGGGCCACCCGGAGCGGGCGAACGTTGATCGTATCGCCAGAAGGCAGCCCGAACGCCCGCTGCAATAGGCTCTACGGTCTGTGCTGGGGCAGGAAGGTCGCGCCGGAGGCCGTCGGGCCGTTACTCCCAATCTGGCCAGGTCGCATCGACCTGCACAGCAAGGAATCGATGGGACAACTTCGGGCCACTCTCGAGGCAGAGCAGCCCGACCTCCTGGTGATCGATCCCTTTGTCACGGCGACGAGCGGGTTGGATGAGAATACTGCGGGCGACATGCAGGCCGTCCTCAACCAGATCCGCGACCTTCGCGAGTTCAGCCGTGGGATGTCGATCGTCGTCACCCACCACGAGAGCAAGCGGGCTGGTATGCGCTCGCCGCTTCAGTCTCTACGCGGTTCGAGCACGCTCGGAGCCTGGCTTGACGGACTCATTCGGGTGCAAAGGGAGTCCGACGACGCGGCCTCGCCGAGGCGCGTTGACGTGGAGCATCGAGACAACGCGCCCGCCGACCCGGCGGGATTCACCCTGGAGTTCACCGATGGCAAGGTGAAGGACGTGCAGACCGTCCGGTTGCGCACCTGTGATCCCCCCGCGCCACATGGAGGCACCCGCCGGAGGACAGGCGAGAACCATGAGCGGCTCGTTTCTCTGATAATTCGTCATCCTGGCAAGTACGATGCGACGGCTGCGGGAAAGCTGCTGAATCTCGAGGCCAAGCGCTCCCAAAGGCTGGCGAAGGATCTCTGCGAGCAGGACCGGCTCAGGCGGTCCGGCGGCAAGCTCATTCCCGGCCGAAAAGCCGACCGTAGCGGCGACAGCCGGCCCGGGAGCTCTGTCGCGGTGAGCAAGCGACGACACCCCTAA
- a CDS encoding heavy metal translocating P-type ATPase, which produces MPAESKNEPAALRFKIRGMDCAEEVTALKRELVPLCGGEERIVFDVLRGKMTIAPGAPPVTAQAIREAVGRTGMEALPWSEASPGPVSGWARHGRLWMCAASGLLLLGGFVVQALLRGGVVQALAGKAQALPWWAVLPYLGAAISGAWFILPRALLALRKLRPDMNLLMTIAAAGAVAIGEWFEAATVTFLFSLALLLESWSVGRARRAIQALVAVTPPMARLRSGPEAPVTERAVAEVPVGATVLVRPGERVPLDGVLLAGTTEVDQSPITGESRPVPKTVGDQLFAGTINGDGAIELRTTSTLEDTQLSRIVRMVEEAQSRRAPSEQWVERFARIYTPVMLALAVLLATVPPLIAGGGWGRWLYQALVLLVIACPCALVISTPVSVVSGLTAAARAGILIKGGAFLETAAHLKGMALDKTGTLTHGRARVQKVLPLNEHTEGDLLRIAAALESNSTHPLARAVLDYAAKALVEAKPAESFQALQGLGAEGVVDGTRYWIGSHRLLEERGQETPEIHQQAATLEDAGHSLVAIGNDRHVCGLISVGDGVREAADGVVRALHDLGLEKVVMLTGDNRHTAEAVGVATGVDEIKAELLPGDKVKAVEDLARRLGVVAMVGDGVNDAPALAASSLGIAMGGIGTAAAVETADVTLIADDLGRLPWLVEHARRTLRVIHQNIYFALGVKALFLVLAAANLATLWMAIAADMGASLLVVANGLRLLSSGVKGDIGKRAANADASPAHAAAVPKRLPDKGRDCWPS; this is translated from the coding sequence ATGCCGGCAGAATCAAAGAACGAGCCCGCGGCGCTGCGATTCAAGATCCGAGGCATGGACTGCGCCGAGGAGGTCACGGCCCTCAAGCGCGAGCTCGTGCCGCTTTGCGGCGGCGAGGAGCGCATCGTCTTCGATGTCCTGCGCGGCAAGATGACGATCGCCCCCGGGGCGCCGCCGGTCACCGCGCAAGCCATCCGCGAGGCGGTGGGCCGAACCGGGATGGAGGCCCTGCCCTGGTCCGAGGCCAGCCCTGGTCCGGTCAGCGGCTGGGCGCGGCATGGCCGCCTCTGGATGTGCGCGGCGAGCGGCCTTCTTCTCCTCGGTGGCTTCGTGGTGCAGGCGCTGCTGCGTGGCGGGGTGGTCCAGGCGCTCGCCGGCAAGGCCCAGGCGCTCCCCTGGTGGGCGGTCCTTCCCTACCTGGGCGCGGCGATCTCGGGCGCCTGGTTCATCCTGCCGCGGGCGCTGCTCGCGCTGCGCAAGCTGCGGCCCGACATGAACCTGCTCATGACCATCGCCGCGGCCGGCGCCGTGGCCATTGGCGAGTGGTTCGAGGCCGCGACCGTCACCTTCCTCTTCTCCCTGGCGCTGCTCCTCGAGAGCTGGAGCGTGGGTCGGGCGCGGCGGGCGATCCAGGCGCTGGTGGCCGTCACCCCGCCCATGGCCCGCCTCCGCTCCGGACCGGAGGCACCTGTTACCGAGAGAGCCGTCGCCGAGGTGCCGGTCGGCGCGACAGTCCTGGTGCGGCCCGGCGAACGCGTGCCGCTCGATGGGGTGCTGCTCGCCGGGACCACCGAGGTCGATCAGTCGCCAATCACCGGCGAGTCGCGGCCGGTGCCCAAGACGGTTGGGGACCAGCTCTTCGCCGGCACCATCAACGGCGACGGGGCGATCGAGCTCCGGACGACTAGCACCCTCGAGGACACGCAGCTCTCCCGCATCGTCCGGATGGTGGAGGAGGCGCAGTCCCGCCGCGCCCCTAGCGAGCAGTGGGTGGAGCGCTTCGCGCGGATCTACACGCCCGTCATGCTGGCCCTCGCCGTGCTCCTCGCCACCGTGCCTCCGCTCATCGCGGGGGGTGGCTGGGGCCGCTGGCTCTATCAGGCCCTCGTGCTCCTCGTGATCGCCTGCCCCTGCGCGCTCGTGATCTCGACCCCCGTGAGCGTCGTCTCGGGCCTGACCGCCGCCGCCAGGGCGGGCATCCTGATCAAGGGCGGCGCGTTCCTCGAGACCGCGGCTCATCTGAAGGGCATGGCTCTCGACAAGACCGGCACTCTGACCCACGGCCGCGCTCGCGTGCAGAAGGTCCTGCCGCTCAACGAACACACGGAGGGCGATCTTCTGCGTATCGCGGCAGCCCTGGAGTCGAACTCGACCCATCCGCTGGCCCGAGCCGTCCTGGACTACGCCGCCAAGGCGCTCGTCGAGGCCAAGCCCGCCGAGAGCTTCCAAGCGCTTCAGGGCCTGGGCGCGGAGGGGGTCGTCGATGGGACGCGGTACTGGATCGGCAGCCACCGGCTGCTCGAGGAGCGGGGCCAGGAGACGCCCGAGATTCATCAGCAGGCAGCCACGCTGGAGGACGCTGGCCACTCGCTGGTGGCGATCGGCAATGACCGACACGTGTGCGGCCTGATCAGCGTCGGAGATGGCGTCCGCGAGGCGGCGGACGGAGTCGTGCGTGCTCTGCACGACCTGGGCTTGGAGAAGGTCGTGATGCTGACGGGCGACAACCGGCACACAGCCGAGGCTGTTGGGGTTGCCACCGGCGTCGACGAGATCAAGGCCGAGCTCCTTCCGGGAGACAAGGTCAAGGCAGTCGAGGACCTTGCCCGTCGCCTGGGCGTCGTGGCAATGGTGGGTGACGGGGTCAACGACGCGCCGGCTCTGGCGGCGAGCTCACTCGGGATCGCCATGGGAGGGATCGGCACCGCGGCCGCCGTGGAGACCGCCGACGTGACCCTGATCGCCGATGATCTCGGCCGGCTCCCCTGGCTTGTCGAGCACGCCAGACGAACCCTGCGCGTCATCCACCAGAACATCTACTTCGCCCTCGGTGTGAAGGCGCTGTTCCTGGTCCTCGCTGCCGCCAATCTCGCCACCCTATGGATGGCCATCGCCGCTGACATGGGCGCGTCGCTACTCGTCGTGGCGAACGGCCTCAGACTCCTAAGCAGCGGCGTGAAAGGTGACATCGGGAAGCGTGCGGCAAATGCGGATGCCAGTCCTGCCCACGCGGCCGCCGTACCCAAGCGACTACCGGACAAAGGGAGAGATTGCTGGCCAAGCTAA